From the genome of Miscanthus floridulus cultivar M001 chromosome 10, ASM1932011v1, whole genome shotgun sequence, one region includes:
- the LOC136485407 gene encoding kafirin PSKR2-like, with protein MAAKIFALLALLALSVSATTAFIIPQCSPVTATGYEHPVLRAYRLQQVLAASILQQPIAQLQQQSSAHLLVQTIVAQLQQQQFLPALSQLALANPAAYLQLQQLLPTNPLAAANAIEYLQQQRLQQFLPALRQLAVANPAAYLQQQQLLPFNQLAVANAAAYLQQQQPLPITQSAVATAAAYHQQQQLLPVNPLALDNPLAAAFLQQQQLLPFNQMSLINPALSWQQPNVGGAIF; from the coding sequence ATGGCTGCCAAGATATTTGCCCTCCTTGCACTCCTTGCTCTTTCAGTGAGCGCTACAACTGCGTTCATCATTCCACAGTGCTCACCAGTTACTGCTACGGGGTATGAACACCCAGTTCTGCGGGCCTATAGGCTACAACAGGTGCTCGCGGCGAGCATCTTACAACAACCAATTGCCCAATTGCAACAGCAATCCTCGGCTCACCTACTAGTACAGACCATCGTAGCGCAACTGCAACAGCAGCAATTCCTGCCAGCGCTCAGTCAACTAGCTCTGGCAAACCCTGCCGCCTATTTGCAACTGCAACAGCTGCTTCCAACAAACCCACTGGCTGCGGCGAATGCCATTGAATACCTACAACAACAACGGTTACAACAGTTCCTGCCAGCGCTTAGGCAACTGGCCGTGGCGAACCCTGCCGCGTACTTGCAACAGCAACAACTGCTTCCATTCAACCAACTAGCTGTGGCGAACGCCGCTGCATACCTGCAACAGCAGCAGCCGCTTCCGATTACCCAGTCGGCTGTTGCAACCGCCGCTGCCTACCACCAGCAACAGCAGCTGCTCCCAGTTAACCCATTGGCACTGGATAACCCGTTGGCTGCCGCCTTCCTGCAGCAGCAACAATTGCTGCCATTCAACCAGATGTCTTTGATTAACCCTGCGTTGTCGTGGCAGCAACCAAACGTTGGAGGTGCCATCTTCTAG